From a region of the Sorex araneus isolate mSorAra2 chromosome 10, mSorAra2.pri, whole genome shotgun sequence genome:
- the ETFBKMT gene encoding electron transfer flavoprotein beta subunit lysine methyltransferase, with protein MALAAACGRALRRGLAGWALDARVRAFLEANTEVTSRGSLTPEIRLRLLTPRCKFWWERAEHWPLGDPYWAIYWPGGQALSRFLLDNPEVVRGKSVLDLGSGCGATAIAAQMSGASRVLANDIDPVAGMAVALNCELNGLSPVPVLTRNILDLKQEPWDVVVLGDMFYDEALADGLARWLERCFRAHGTRVLIGDPGRTQFSGHGVRRQARCLAEYELPEPTRQDNNGLTSSAVWDFRPRPSPGHAAPG; from the exons ATGGCCCTGGCCGCCGCCTGCGGACGGGCGCTGCGCCGCGGGCTGGCAGGCTGGGCGCTGGACGCCCGCGTGAGGGCCTTCCTGGAGGCCAACACCGAGGTGACCAGCCGCGGCAGCCTCACCCCCGAGATCCGCCTGCGCCTGCTCACGCCCCGCTGCAAGTTCTGGTGGGAGAGGGCCGAGCACTGGCCGCTCGGGGACCCCTACTGGGCCATCTACTGGCCCGGAGGCCAGGCCCTGTCCAG GTTTCTCCTGGACAACCCTGAGGTGGTCAGGGGGAAGTCTGTGCTGGACCTGGGCAGTGGGTGTGGAGCCACGGCCATTGCTGCCCAGATGAGCGGGGCGTCGCGGGTCCTGGCCAACGACATTGACCCTG TTGCAGGAATGGCCGTGGCACTCAACTGTGAATTGAACGGACTCAGCCCTGTTCCCGTCTTAACCCGGAACATCCTGGATCTGAAACAAGAGCCCTGGGAcgtggtggtgctcggagacATGTTTTACGACGAAGCTCTGGCGGACGGGCTGGCGCGGTGGCTGGAGCGCTGCTTCCGGGCCCACGGGACTCGCGTTCTCATCGGCGACCCCGGGCGCACCCAGTTCAGTGGACACGGCGTGCGGCGGCAGGCACGCTGCCTGGCCGAGTACGAGCTGCCCGAGCCCACGCGGCAGGACAACAACGGGCTGACCTCCAGCGCCGTGTGGGACTTCCGGCCTCGGCCGAGCCCCGGGCACGCGGCCCCCGGCTAG